One stretch of Helicobacter jaachi DNA includes these proteins:
- the map gene encoding type I methionyl aminopeptidase — translation MAINIKSKKDIESLRIPNRIVAQTLQLVSHEAKEGVSLLELNAMARDFITSQGGRAAFYKLYGFPESICTSVNQVIIHGIPTDYSLKNGDVLGIDIGVEYDGWYGDGAVTIGIGEISKADKDLIACAKDTLYEAISQIRVGMRFKELSLVLEENICKRGFVPLRGFCGHGIGRQPHEEPEIPNYLESANPKQGPKIKEGMVFCLEPMIAHSDGEPVILKDKWSVVAKDGLNGSHYEHTIAVIDGKAEILTEV, via the coding sequence ATGGCAATTAACATTAAGAGTAAAAAAGATATAGAATCTTTGCGTATTCCTAATAGAATTGTCGCTCAAACCTTGCAGCTTGTATCTCATGAGGCTAAGGAGGGTGTGAGCTTGCTTGAGCTTAATGCAATGGCAAGAGATTTTATTACCTCGCAGGGTGGGCGCGCGGCATTTTATAAACTTTATGGATTTCCAGAATCTATCTGCACTTCTGTCAATCAAGTAATCATACATGGCATTCCCACGGATTATAGCCTTAAGAATGGCGATGTGCTTGGTATTGATATTGGCGTTGAGTATGATGGGTGGTATGGTGATGGGGCTGTTACTATTGGTATTGGTGAAATAAGCAAGGCAGATAAAGATTTGATTGCTTGTGCCAAAGATACTTTATATGAGGCTATTTCGCAAATACGAGTGGGTATGCGCTTTAAAGAGCTAAGTTTGGTGCTAGAGGAGAATATTTGCAAGCGTGGCTTTGTGCCTTTGCGTGGCTTCTGTGGGCATGGCATTGGGAGGCAACCACATGAGGAGCCAGAAATTCCAAACTATTTAGAATCTGCTAATCCTAAGCAAGGTCCAAAAATTAAAGAGGGAATGGTGTTTTGCCTTGAGCCTATGATTGCCCATAGTGATGGTGAGCCAGTAATCCTTAAGGATAAATGGTCTGTGGTGGCTAAAGATGGGCTAAATGGCAGTCATTATGAGCATACTATTGCTGTTATTGATGGCAAGGCAGAGATTCTAACGGAGGTGTAA
- the infA gene encoding translation initiation factor IF-1, which yields MAKDDVIEVDGKVIEALPNATFRVQLENGHVVLCHIAGKMRMHYIKILPGDMVKIELTPYSLDKGRITYRHK from the coding sequence ATGGCAAAAGATGATGTGATTGAAGTTGATGGCAAAGTTATTGAGGCTTTGCCAAATGCGACTTTTCGCGTCCAGCTTGAAAATGGGCATGTAGTGCTGTGTCATATTGCAGGAAAAATGCGCATGCACTATATTAAGATTTTACCCGGCGATATGGTGAAAATTGAGCTTACGCCATATAGCTTGGATAAAGGGAGGATTACTTATCGACACAAATAG
- the rpmJ gene encoding 50S ribosomal protein L36, with translation MKVRPSVKKMCDKCKVIKRKGVVRVICSTPKHKQRQG, from the coding sequence ATGAAAGTTCGACCTTCAGTCAAAAAAATGTGTGACAAGTGTAAGGTTATTAAGCGTAAGGGCGTGGTGAGAGTGATTTGCTCAACCCCAAAACATAAACAAAGACAAGGATAG
- the rpsM gene encoding 30S ribosomal protein S13 has product MARIAGVDLPKKKRVEYALTYIYGIGLKSSRDILNAVNISFDKRVNDLSEDEVSSIAKKIQESYMVEGDLRKKVTMDIKALMDLGSYRGLRHRKGLPVRGQTTKNNARTRKGKKKTVGSK; this is encoded by the coding sequence ATGGCTAGAATTGCTGGTGTAGATTTGCCAAAAAAGAAACGAGTGGAATACGCACTCACTTATATTTATGGCATTGGGCTTAAAAGCTCAAGGGACATTTTAAATGCCGTAAATATTTCTTTTGATAAGCGAGTTAATGATCTCAGCGAAGATGAAGTGTCATCTATTGCAAAGAAGATTCAGGAAAGTTACATGGTAGAGGGCGATTTGCGCAAAAAGGTAACTATGGACATTAAGGCATTAATGGATTTAGGAAGTTATCGTGGCTTGCGACATAGAAAGGGCTTACCTGTGCGGGGGCAAACTACGAAAAATAATGCTCGCACACGCAAGGGTAAAAAGAAAACAGTTGGTAGTAAGTAA
- the rpsK gene encoding 30S ribosomal protein S11 yields MAKKPVTKKKNIKKNIARGIVCISASFNNTNVTITDEMGNVICWATAGGLGFKGSKKSTPYAAQQAVESAMEKAKEHGIKEVGIKVQGPGSGRETAVKSVGAVEGIKVLWLKDITPLPHNGCRPPKRRRV; encoded by the coding sequence ATGGCAAAAAAACCTGTAACAAAGAAAAAAAATATCAAAAAGAATATTGCTAGGGGCATAGTGTGTATATCTGCTTCATTTAATAACACAAATGTAACGATTACTGATGAAATGGGTAATGTGATTTGCTGGGCTACTGCTGGGGGCTTAGGCTTTAAAGGAAGTAAAAAATCTACTCCTTATGCCGCGCAGCAAGCCGTAGAATCTGCTATGGAGAAAGCAAAGGAGCATGGCATTAAGGAAGTGGGTATTAAGGTGCAAGGACCTGGAAGTGGGCGCGAAACAGCCGTGAAGAGCGTGGGCGCAGTGGAAGGGATTAAAGTGTTATGGCTAAAAGATATTACGCCATTGCCACATAATGGCTGCAGACCGCCAAAAAGAAGAAGAGTGTAA
- the rpsD gene encoding 30S ribosomal protein S4, with protein sequence MARYRGPVEKLERRFGVSLALKGERRLAGKSALDKRPYGPGQHGQKRGKISEYGLQLREKQKAKIMYGVSEKQFRALFREANRQDGNTGENLVRIIEQRLDNVVYRMGFATTRRFARQLVTHGHILVDGKRVNIPSFLLKPGQKVEVCEKTKNNPQVIRAIDLTAQTGIVPWVDVDKDKKFGIFTRFPQREEVAIPIEERLIVELYSK encoded by the coding sequence ATGGCACGATATAGAGGACCTGTTGAGAAATTGGAGAGACGATTTGGCGTATCTCTTGCGTTAAAAGGTGAGAGACGATTGGCTGGGAAAAGTGCGCTTGATAAGCGTCCTTATGGTCCCGGGCAGCATGGACAAAAGCGTGGAAAAATCTCTGAATATGGCTTGCAATTGCGCGAAAAGCAAAAGGCTAAGATTATGTATGGCGTGAGCGAGAAGCAATTCCGCGCACTCTTTAGGGAGGCAAATCGTCAAGATGGTAACACGGGAGAGAATCTTGTGCGCATTATTGAGCAAAGACTTGATAATGTTGTGTATCGTATGGGTTTTGCTACTACACGTCGTTTTGCCCGTCAGCTGGTTACTCATGGGCATATTCTTGTTGATGGCAAGCGTGTGAATATCCCTTCATTTCTGCTTAAACCCGGACAAAAGGTTGAAGTTTGTGAGAAAACTAAAAATAATCCTCAAGTCATTCGCGCTATTGATTTAACCGCGCAAACAGGTATTGTGCCTTGGGTTGATGTGGATAAGGATAAGAAGTTTGGTATTTTTACTCGCTTTCCACAAAGAGAAGAGGTAGCTATTCCTATCGAGGAGAGATTGATAGTTGAGCTTTACTCTAAGTAA
- a CDS encoding DNA-directed RNA polymerase subunit alpha, whose amino-acid sequence MNMIKIEPYIPTDIKIDEISTNRIKISAFPFEAGYAITLAHPIRRLLLSSSVGYAPTALKIQGVTHEFDSIRGIVEDVSHFISNLKNIRFFIKDKELDSVQLQYDFKGPMVLTASELANDAVGIVNPEAYLATINENATISFSLIVQKGIGYVPSESIRGKIAEDYIPLDAYFTPVKKAVYEIENVLVEDNPNYEKIVFDIETDGQIEPLTAFKEAIAIMHKQMGIFGVDLNAASSGAKNIAEDSGELKTLMIKIDTLNLSARCFNCLDRSGLKYVGELVTMTENELKNIKNMGKKSYDEIAEKLEELGYPVGSELADDIVQLLNRKMAKIKNN is encoded by the coding sequence ATGAATATGATTAAAATTGAACCTTATATCCCCACGGATATAAAGATTGATGAGATTTCAACTAATAGAATTAAAATCAGTGCCTTTCCTTTTGAGGCAGGCTACGCTATTACATTAGCTCACCCTATTCGTCGCCTGCTGCTCTCAAGTTCAGTTGGTTATGCGCCTACTGCGCTTAAGATTCAAGGCGTAACGCATGAGTTTGATTCTATTCGTGGCATTGTAGAAGATGTATCTCATTTTATTAGCAATCTTAAAAATATCCGCTTTTTTATTAAGGACAAAGAGTTGGATAGTGTGCAGTTGCAGTATGATTTTAAGGGTCCAATGGTTTTGACTGCCAGCGAATTGGCTAATGATGCGGTGGGCATTGTAAATCCTGAAGCATATTTAGCGACAATCAATGAAAATGCCACTATTAGCTTTTCGCTCATCGTGCAAAAGGGCATAGGATATGTTCCAAGTGAGAGCATTCGTGGCAAGATAGCAGAAGATTATATCCCACTTGATGCGTATTTCACGCCTGTAAAAAAGGCAGTATATGAGATTGAAAATGTACTTGTCGAGGATAATCCAAATTATGAAAAGATTGTTTTTGACATTGAGACAGATGGGCAGATAGAGCCTCTCACTGCATTTAAAGAGGCGATTGCGATTATGCATAAACAAATGGGTATTTTTGGTGTGGATTTAAATGCTGCATCTAGCGGGGCTAAAAATATTGCCGAAGATTCTGGCGAGCTTAAAACTTTAATGATTAAGATTGATACACTAAATCTTAGCGCGCGCTGCTTTAACTGCCTTGATAGGTCAGGCTTAAAATATGTAGGTGAGCTTGTTACAATGACTGAAAATGAGCTTAAAAATATCAAAAATATGGGCAAAAAATCTTATGATGAAATTGCAGAAAAGCTTGAAGAGCTTGGATATCCTGTGGGTTCAGAGCTTGCAGATGATATTGTGCAGCTGCTTAATCGCAAAATGGCTAAGATAAAAAATAATTAG
- the rplQ gene encoding 50S ribosomal protein L17, producing MRHKHGYRKLGRTSAHRKALLKNLAIALIEYGKIETGVFKAKELQSYIERLITAARVGDLNAHRHVFSFLQDKSATKKLVTQIAPKYKERNGGYTRIHRTRLRRGDASQMAIIELVD from the coding sequence ATGAGACATAAACACGGATATAGAAAATTAGGGCGCACATCGGCGCATCGTAAGGCTTTATTGAAAAATCTTGCTATCGCGCTCATTGAGTATGGCAAGATTGAGACAGGCGTGTTTAAGGCAAAAGAATTGCAAAGCTATATTGAGCGACTTATTACCGCAGCGCGTGTGGGTGATTTAAACGCACACCGGCATGTATTTTCATTCTTGCAAGATAAGTCTGCTACCAAAAAGCTTGTAACCCAAATTGCTCCAAAATATAAAGAGCGCAATGGCGGATACACCAGAATCCACCGCACAAGACTCCGCAGGGGTGATGCATCACAAATGGCGATTATCGAGCTTGTGGATTAA
- a CDS encoding bifunctional chorismate-binding protein/class IV aminotransferase, protein MIYGSFSYKKPLRRLVAFDLEGVLSALDSIERVLDSQKKQHLKKHHKELYFVGYITYEAGVLLQTYQAKSYQTLFQRTQALITRKREPLLYFVLFSQRVKITFKNKYKNPSSLPLLSLLQGLDSKVYANGFNAIKAHIAKGDTYQVNYTNELLLHSMLKPKQLFKRLLCKQPTPYRAYMRNAFLQILCFSPELFFEIKHQKITIQPMKGTIRRADSINKSTQSDKQLKAFLRIDAKNRSENMMIVDLLRNDLSKIIAPHSLRIKELCAIHSYPSLHQMVSTLQGRLEKHTTIKALLQALFPCGSITGAPKLKTMQIISALESRTRSVYCGALGVISAHHTCLCVPIRTLFKHHSESFYRYGVGSGVVWDSVCEDEFAELLLKAQFLGASLESYGLFETMLYEHGHIFLLHAHIARMLKSAQDLGFNCAYLSALHERIAPVGEQILSFNDFLARYTTLAYRADSALWQDASAFFAYLNTQMPTNRAIIRLMLSFDGKLAVAILPIQEVQSRKIVLSPAQEAKNMLVYHKTTSRAHFAKASELIKEARIFDMIFYNHKGFITEGSRSNVVCEINHRFYTPALKCGLLGGTLRALMLDNHLAREASLTLTDLQNAQRIWCINSVRGVIEVSLADSV, encoded by the coding sequence ATGATTTATGGCTCTTTTAGTTATAAAAAGCCATTGCGTAGGCTTGTAGCCTTTGATTTGGAGGGTGTCTTAAGCGCGTTAGATTCTATAGAGCGCGTGCTAGATTCTCAAAAAAAGCAACATCTAAAAAAACATCATAAAGAGTTATATTTTGTAGGCTACATCACCTATGAAGCAGGTGTGTTGCTGCAAACTTATCAGGCAAAAAGTTATCAAACGCTTTTTCAGCGCACCCAAGCCCTCATCACTCGCAAAAGAGAACCGCTCCTTTATTTTGTGCTTTTTAGCCAACGGGTGAAAATCACATTCAAAAATAAATATAAAAATCCTTCGTCTCTCCCGCTACTCTCACTTTTGCAGGGTTTAGATTCTAAAGTCTATGCAAATGGCTTTAATGCTATTAAAGCGCACATTGCAAAGGGTGATACTTATCAGGTCAATTACACAAATGAGCTGCTTTTGCACTCTATGCTAAAGCCAAAGCAGCTCTTCAAGCGGCTTTTATGCAAGCAGCCAACTCCCTACAGGGCTTATATGCGCAATGCTTTTTTGCAGATTCTGTGTTTTTCTCCAGAGCTATTTTTTGAGATAAAACATCAAAAAATTACTATCCAGCCTATGAAAGGCACTATAAGGCGTGCAGATTCTATAAATAAAAGCACGCAAAGTGATAAACAACTTAAAGCCTTCTTGCGCATAGATGCTAAAAATCGCAGCGAAAATATGATGATTGTAGATTTATTGCGCAATGATTTAAGCAAGATTATCGCCCCCCATTCCCTGCGCATAAAGGAGTTATGCGCGATACACTCATATCCTAGCCTTCATCAAATGGTCTCTACCTTGCAAGGCAGGCTTGAAAAGCACACTACCATAAAGGCACTTTTGCAAGCGCTTTTCCCCTGCGGCTCCATTACTGGCGCGCCTAAGCTAAAAACCATGCAGATTATTAGCGCTTTAGAATCTCGCACAAGGAGCGTGTATTGTGGTGCATTGGGCGTGATTTCTGCGCATCACACATGCTTATGCGTGCCTATTCGCACGCTTTTTAAACATCACAGCGAATCATTTTATCGCTATGGTGTGGGCAGTGGCGTGGTGTGGGATTCTGTATGCGAAGATGAATTTGCAGAGCTTTTGCTTAAGGCGCAGTTTTTGGGTGCGTCTTTAGAATCTTATGGATTGTTTGAGACTATGCTTTATGAGCATGGGCATATTTTTTTGCTGCACGCTCATATCGCGCGTATGCTAAAAAGCGCGCAAGATTTAGGCTTTAATTGCGCCTATCTTTCTGCGTTGCACGAGCGTATTGCGCCTGTGGGCGAGCAGATTCTATCCTTTAATGATTTTTTGGCGCGATACACTACGCTTGCTTATAGGGCAGATAGTGCTTTGTGGCAAGATGCAAGCGCGTTTTTTGCTTATCTTAATACACAAATGCCCACAAATCGCGCCATTATTAGGCTTATGCTCTCTTTTGATGGCAAGCTTGCTGTAGCGATTTTGCCCATTCAAGAGGTGCAATCACGCAAAATTGTGCTTTCCCCCGCACAAGAGGCGAAAAATATGCTTGTGTATCACAAAACCACAAGCCGTGCGCATTTTGCTAAGGCAAGTGAGCTCATTAAGGAAGCGCGTATTTTTGATATGATTTTTTACAATCATAAGGGCTTTATCACGGAGGGTTCGCGCAGCAATGTAGTGTGTGAAATTAACCACAGATTCTATACGCCAGCGCTTAAATGCGGGCTGCTTGGGGGGACACTGCG